GTGGTATTCAGGAATTTGGTAAAAAGGGATGATATTTATGAGCATTATGATTGAAAGTGAAAAGTGTACTGCATGCGGTCGGTGCCGGGAGGTATGCCCGGGAAACCTTCTTTACCCTGACAGCCTGGGGAAAACCGTAATAAGGTACCCTAAAGACTGCTGGGGCTGCACCTCATGTTTAAAGGAATGTTCCTTTAATGCAATTAGGTATTTTTTGGGGGCTGATATTGGAGGAAGAGGCAGCACCCTTCATGTGAAAAAAGAAGGCAACTTAATGCACTGGATTATTAAAAATCCAAGAGGGGAAGAAAAAATCATAATCATTGATAAAAGCAAAGCAAATGCATATTAGAATGCATATAAAAAGGAGGTTGTATTTATGGATCATCTGGATCGTTTGGAAGCCCAAAGTATTTATATATTGAGGGAAGCATATAAAAAGTTTGGAAAGCTGGCTATGCTGTGGTCTATCGGAAAAGATTCCACTGTGATGTTCTGGCTTGTGAAAAAGGCGTTTTTCGGCCACTGTCCCTTTCCCTTCATACACATAGACACTTCTTATAAAATACCCGAGATGATTGAATACAGGGACAGGATAGCAAAGGATTATAATATAGAGCTTATAGTACACAAAAATGAAAAGGCATTAAGTGAAGGAATGGGACCG
The genomic region above belongs to Acetivibrio saccincola and contains:
- a CDS encoding 4Fe-4S dicluster domain-containing protein, giving the protein MSIMIESEKCTACGRCREVCPGNLLYPDSLGKTVIRYPKDCWGCTSCLKECSFNAIRYFLGADIGGRGSTLHVKKEGNLMHWIIKNPRGEEKIIIIDKSKANAY